The following coding sequences lie in one Oryza brachyantha chromosome 10, ObraRS2, whole genome shotgun sequence genomic window:
- the LOC102707710 gene encoding uncharacterized protein LOC102707710 isoform X3, which produces MLYPDACGGGGRGWISPVIANYGRGHGIRDTCALHTARLSCDALVGFWFDLGEETRSSLLRMKEEDFIERLMHRFDSKRFCRDCRRNVIREFKELKELKRLRREPRCTSWFCVADTAFQCEVFEDAVLVDWRQSFLDHDRSYNRFEWAIGTDEGKSDILGFENVGMNRQVHRKGLDLDQFEDYFVTLKASSPDGSSRQFCVKAHALKGQSCVHRRLIVGDGFVTITEGESIESFFEHAEEAEEEDEDDAMDRDGNDPDVDGAHPQKHAKSPELAREFLLDAATVIFKEQVEKALREATAQQNAHSVFVSLALKLLEERVHVACKEIITLEKQTKLLEEEEKEKREEEERRERRRTKEREKKLRRKERLKEKEKERMPVQSKPSNDTLSSPLSYSAIPVNDQSPDISHSEYPASDDEDSVVVTESFSPDTSVDQSLTSKPDGLNEFRCSTTPELIPSDCNGTFMCEQSTSSRRKLRFRRDSLQEQSTGFWYEDCQDDQGAIGDIHWQSRERARNAGRGCNSAFGANNRTRERYEYNACSCGQQEDYRYFSSTARSSREMKMSRKTIVEKPRLQYRRCYPLDSFIVSKGSRVGSTSNKNVAPKQVWEPMDARKKASLGSSNDASETVDGADGSNQMVSSKDIVNSNQNHNLECEVLAEACSDRAGEACRSKTDQPRENGENNRDACNDEPLVVNKPDCCLAKDGQMPTMTSSDSSSCLSEGDRDSSMSSTTSLSAQNPESSSTSDSEGSSERNNSSPGNLPTKSGSRSLLEMCAGNGFREYQPQNIHPPDANQFGFVATPFQEQPLHHQKVHAAPYPSTLVGFHNHHMPVATNGYLPYHPQPGHFYTNPVGYGMAGNQCVDFSMQYSNVHPYAGPEFGFVPAQPVHKTPVSFNTMPPTALFRNGAPAVMNPVIVKPERQHQIALTPESKQVGPQNGCSEDKKPQDASAPFSLFHFNLPISSPAQVSQASSKDDEASGGSMASRTSTPAGQAQPCSREETNIKEYNLFSARTGVKFSFF; this is translated from the exons ATGCTTTATCCTGATGCatgtggtggaggaggaagaggatggATTAGCCCAGTAATAGCTAATTATGGTAGGGGTCATGGAATACGAGACACATGTGCTTTGCACACTGCACGCCTTTCTTGTGATGCTCTGGTGGGTTTCTGGTTTGACCTGGGTGAAGAAACTAGATCATCTCTTCTACGGATGAAGGAGGAAGATTTCATCGAAAGACTTATGCATAG GTTCGACAGCAAGAGATTTTGCAGAGACTGCCGACGGAATGTTATTCGTGAATTTAAGGAACTGAAAGAATTAAAGCGCTTGCGTCGTGAACCTCGCTGCACTAGCTGGTTCTGTGTTGCTGACACGGCTTTCCAGTGTGAG gTGTTTGAGGATGCTGTTCTAGTTGATTGGCGCCAATCTTTCTTGGATCATGACAGATCCTATAATCGTTTTGAGTGGGCTATTGGAACAGATGAAGGAAAATCTGATATACTGGGATTTGAAAATGTAGGAATGAATCGGCAAGTCCACAGGAAaggccttgatcttgaccagTTTGAagattattttgttactttGAAAGCATCGAGTCCAGATGGCAGCTCCAGACAGTTCTGCGTGAAGGCACATGCCTTGAAGGGCCAATCATGTGTTCATCGCAGGCTGATCGTGGGGGATGGGTTTGTGACAATTACTGAGGGAGAAAGCATTGAAAGTTTCTTTGAGCATGCTGAAGAAGCTGAGGAAGAGGAT GAAGATGATGCTATGGATAGGGATGGAAATGATCCTGATGTTGATGGTGCTCATCCACAGAAGCATGCTAAGAGTCCTGAACTTGCGAGAGAGTTTCTTTTGGATGCTGCTACAGTTATATTCAAAGAACAG GTTGAAAAAGCTTTGAGGGAAGCCACGGCACAACAAAATGCACACAGCGTATTTGTGTCCCTTGCATTAAAACTGTTGGAAGAGCGGGTTCATGTTGCATGCAAAGAGATAATTACATTGGAAAAACAG ACCAAGCTTCTtgaggaagaggagaaagagaagcgtgaagaagaagagcgcagggagaggaggagaacaaaagagagagaaaagaagcttagaagaaaagaacggttgaaagaaaaggagaaagaaaggatgCCCGTTCAGTCAAAACCTTCAAATGATACTTTGTCATCACCTCTGAGCTACTCAGCGATACCAGTTAATGATCAGTCACCAGACATTTCCCACTCTGAATACCCAGCTAGCGATGACGAAGATAGTGTTGTGGTCACAGAATCATTCTCTCCTGATACCTCTGTTGATCAATCCCTAACAAGCAAACCTGATGGACTGAACGAGTTCCGTTGCAGTACAACACCGGAACTTATTCCATCAGATTGCAATGGCACTTTCATGTGTGAACAATCTACATCCTCAAGGAGGAAACTCAGATTTAGAAGGGATTCCCTTCAAGAACAGAGCACTGGTTTTTGGTATGAAGATTGCCAAGATGACCAAGGGGCCATTGGAGATATTCACTGGCAATCTAGGGAGAGAGCAAGGAATGCTGGTAGAGGTTGTAACTCTGCATTTGGTGCAAATAACCGAACAAGAGAAAGGTACGAGTACAACGCCTGCAGTTGTGGCCAACAGGAAGATTATAGGTACTTTTCTTCAACAGCTAGATCAAGTAGGGAGATGAAGATGTCCAGGAAAACAATAGTTGAGAAGCCCAGGTTGCAGTATCGCCGGTGCTATCCATTGGATAGCTTCATAGTGTCAAAAGGAAGCCGTGTTGGCAGTACATCAAACAAGAATGTGGCTCCAAAACAAGTATGGGAGCCAATGGATGCTAGAAAGAAAGCTAGCTTAGGGAGCTCAAATGATGCTTCTGAAACAGTTGATGGTGCTGATGGATCCAATCAAATGGTATCTTCAAAAGATATCGTCAATAGCAATCAAAATCATAACCTGGAGTGTGAAGTGCTAGCTGAGGCTTGTTCTGATAGAGCTGGAGAAGCTTGCAGATCAAAAACAGATCAGCCACGTGAAAATGGTGAAAATAATCGAGATGCCTGCAATGATGAACCTCTTGTGGTGAACAAGCCAGATTGCTGCCTGGCAAAAGATGGTCAGATGCCAACCATGACCAGTTCAGATAGCTCTTCATGTCTAAGTGAGGGGGACAGAGATAGTAGCATGAGCAGCACCACCTCATTGAGTGCTCAGAATCCGGAATCATCATCTACTTCCGATTCAGAAGGATCTTCAGAAAGGAATAATAGCAGCCCAGGCAATCTGCCAACCAAGAGTGGTTCACGTTCATTACTTGAGATGTGTGCAGGAAATGGTTTCAGAGAATACCAGCCACAAAACATTCACCCTCCTGATGCTAATCAATTTGGGTTTGTTGCGACCCCATTCCAGGAGCAGCCGTTACATCACCAAAAGGTTCATGCAGCACCATACCCATCAACCTTGGTGGGTTTCCATAATCATCACATGCCAGTTGCAACAAATGGATACTTACCGTACCACCCTCAACCTGGACATTTCTACACGAACCCTGTCGGATATGGCATGGCTGGAAACCAATGTGTTGACTTCTCAATGCAGTACAGTAATGTACATCCTTACGCAGGTCCTGAGTTTGGTTTTGTACCTGCACAGCCAGTCCACAAGACTCCGGTGAGCTTTAACACCATGCCACCAACTGCGCTCTTCAGAAATGGAGCGCCAGCAGTGATGAATCCTGTCATCGTAAAACCAGAGAGGCAACATCAGATTGCCCTTACTCCTGAATCAAAGCAGGTGGGTCCTCAGAACGGCTGTTCAGAAGACAAGAAGCCGCAAGATGCCTCTGCGCCTTTCTCGCTGTTCCATTTCAACCTTCCCATATCCTCTCCTGCCCAGGTGTCCCAGGCATCATCCAAAGACGATGAGGCGAGTGGAGGATCTATGGCGTCGAGAACATCAACTCCAGCAGGTCAAGCTCAACCCTGCTCAAGGGAGGAGACCAACATAAAGGAGTACAACCTGTTCTCTGCCAGGACTGGAGTCAAATTTTCGTTCTTCTAG
- the LOC102707710 gene encoding uncharacterized protein LOC102707710 isoform X1: protein MPPMLAEAPPPSSSSAIWSRRRDDITFDRLDKFWSALSPQARHELLRIDKQTLIEHARKNLYCSRCNGLLLECFTQIVMRGKSLHQEGSCEIDNVQDLSVHNWGGLSTTREGILTLLDCFINAKSLHVLQNVFDNARAREREREMLYPDACGGGGRGWISPVIANYGRGHGIRDTCALHTARLSCDALVGFWFDLGEETRSSLLRMKEEDFIERLMHRFDSKRFCRDCRRNVIREFKELKELKRLRREPRCTSWFCVADTAFQCEVFEDAVLVDWRQSFLDHDRSYNRFEWAIGTDEGKSDILGFENVGMNRQVHRKGLDLDQFEDYFVTLKASSPDGSSRQFCVKAHALKGQSCVHRRLIVGDGFVTITEGESIESFFEHAEEAEEEDEDDAMDRDGNDPDVDGAHPQKHAKSPELAREFLLDAATVIFKEQVEKALREATAQQNAHSVFVSLALKLLEERVHVACKEIITLEKQTKLLEEEEKEKREEEERRERRRTKEREKKLRRKERLKEKEKERMPVQSKPSNDTLSSPLSYSAIPVNDQSPDISHSEYPASDDEDSVVVTESFSPDTSVDQSLTSKPDGLNEFRCSTTPELIPSDCNGTFMCEQSTSSRRKLRFRRDSLQEQSTGFWYEDCQDDQGAIGDIHWQSRERARNAGRGCNSAFGANNRTRERYEYNACSCGQQEDYRYFSSTARSSREMKMSRKTIVEKPRLQYRRCYPLDSFIVSKGSRVGSTSNKNVAPKQVWEPMDARKKASLGSSNDASETVDGADGSNQMVSSKDIVNSNQNHNLECEVLAEACSDRAGEACRSKTDQPRENGENNRDACNDEPLVVNKPDCCLAKDGQMPTMTSSDSSSCLSEGDRDSSMSSTTSLSAQNPESSSTSDSEGSSERNNSSPGNLPTKSGSRSLLEMCAGNGFREYQPQNIHPPDANQFGFVATPFQEQPLHHQKVHAAPYPSTLVGFHNHHMPVATNGYLPYHPQPGHFYTNPVGYGMAGNQCVDFSMQYSNVHPYAGPEFGFVPAQPVHKTPVSFNTMPPTALFRNGAPAVMNPVIVKPERQHQIALTPESKQVGPQNGCSEDKKPQDASAPFSLFHFNLPISSPAQVSQASSKDDEASGGSMASRTSTPAGQAQPCSREETNIKEYNLFSARTGVKFSFF, encoded by the exons ATGCCGCCCATGCTtgcggaggcgccgccgccatcctcctcctccgcgatctggtcgcgccgccgcgacgacaTCACCTTCGACCGCCTCGACAAG TTCTGGAGTGCCTTATCGCCTCAGGCACGGCATGAGCTCCTCAGAATCGATAAACAGACCCTCATTGAGCATGCTAGAAAGAATTTGTACTGTTCAAGGTGCAATGGGCTGCTTTTAGAATGTTTTACACAAATAGTCATGCGTGGGAAGTCACTGCATCAAGAGGGCTCATGTGAAATAGATAATGTTCAGGACCTATCAGTTCATAACTGGGGGGGGCTTTCAACAACAAGAGAAGGCATCTTGACTCTTCTTGACTGCTTCATAAATGCAAAATCCCTTCATGTTCTCCAGAAT GTATTTGACAATGCACGAGCTAGGGAGCGTGAACGGGAAATGCTTTATCCTGATGCatgtggtggaggaggaagaggatggATTAGCCCAGTAATAGCTAATTATGGTAGGGGTCATGGAATACGAGACACATGTGCTTTGCACACTGCACGCCTTTCTTGTGATGCTCTGGTGGGTTTCTGGTTTGACCTGGGTGAAGAAACTAGATCATCTCTTCTACGGATGAAGGAGGAAGATTTCATCGAAAGACTTATGCATAG GTTCGACAGCAAGAGATTTTGCAGAGACTGCCGACGGAATGTTATTCGTGAATTTAAGGAACTGAAAGAATTAAAGCGCTTGCGTCGTGAACCTCGCTGCACTAGCTGGTTCTGTGTTGCTGACACGGCTTTCCAGTGTGAG gTGTTTGAGGATGCTGTTCTAGTTGATTGGCGCCAATCTTTCTTGGATCATGACAGATCCTATAATCGTTTTGAGTGGGCTATTGGAACAGATGAAGGAAAATCTGATATACTGGGATTTGAAAATGTAGGAATGAATCGGCAAGTCCACAGGAAaggccttgatcttgaccagTTTGAagattattttgttactttGAAAGCATCGAGTCCAGATGGCAGCTCCAGACAGTTCTGCGTGAAGGCACATGCCTTGAAGGGCCAATCATGTGTTCATCGCAGGCTGATCGTGGGGGATGGGTTTGTGACAATTACTGAGGGAGAAAGCATTGAAAGTTTCTTTGAGCATGCTGAAGAAGCTGAGGAAGAGGAT GAAGATGATGCTATGGATAGGGATGGAAATGATCCTGATGTTGATGGTGCTCATCCACAGAAGCATGCTAAGAGTCCTGAACTTGCGAGAGAGTTTCTTTTGGATGCTGCTACAGTTATATTCAAAGAACAG GTTGAAAAAGCTTTGAGGGAAGCCACGGCACAACAAAATGCACACAGCGTATTTGTGTCCCTTGCATTAAAACTGTTGGAAGAGCGGGTTCATGTTGCATGCAAAGAGATAATTACATTGGAAAAACAG ACCAAGCTTCTtgaggaagaggagaaagagaagcgtgaagaagaagagcgcagggagaggaggagaacaaaagagagagaaaagaagcttagaagaaaagaacggttgaaagaaaaggagaaagaaaggatgCCCGTTCAGTCAAAACCTTCAAATGATACTTTGTCATCACCTCTGAGCTACTCAGCGATACCAGTTAATGATCAGTCACCAGACATTTCCCACTCTGAATACCCAGCTAGCGATGACGAAGATAGTGTTGTGGTCACAGAATCATTCTCTCCTGATACCTCTGTTGATCAATCCCTAACAAGCAAACCTGATGGACTGAACGAGTTCCGTTGCAGTACAACACCGGAACTTATTCCATCAGATTGCAATGGCACTTTCATGTGTGAACAATCTACATCCTCAAGGAGGAAACTCAGATTTAGAAGGGATTCCCTTCAAGAACAGAGCACTGGTTTTTGGTATGAAGATTGCCAAGATGACCAAGGGGCCATTGGAGATATTCACTGGCAATCTAGGGAGAGAGCAAGGAATGCTGGTAGAGGTTGTAACTCTGCATTTGGTGCAAATAACCGAACAAGAGAAAGGTACGAGTACAACGCCTGCAGTTGTGGCCAACAGGAAGATTATAGGTACTTTTCTTCAACAGCTAGATCAAGTAGGGAGATGAAGATGTCCAGGAAAACAATAGTTGAGAAGCCCAGGTTGCAGTATCGCCGGTGCTATCCATTGGATAGCTTCATAGTGTCAAAAGGAAGCCGTGTTGGCAGTACATCAAACAAGAATGTGGCTCCAAAACAAGTATGGGAGCCAATGGATGCTAGAAAGAAAGCTAGCTTAGGGAGCTCAAATGATGCTTCTGAAACAGTTGATGGTGCTGATGGATCCAATCAAATGGTATCTTCAAAAGATATCGTCAATAGCAATCAAAATCATAACCTGGAGTGTGAAGTGCTAGCTGAGGCTTGTTCTGATAGAGCTGGAGAAGCTTGCAGATCAAAAACAGATCAGCCACGTGAAAATGGTGAAAATAATCGAGATGCCTGCAATGATGAACCTCTTGTGGTGAACAAGCCAGATTGCTGCCTGGCAAAAGATGGTCAGATGCCAACCATGACCAGTTCAGATAGCTCTTCATGTCTAAGTGAGGGGGACAGAGATAGTAGCATGAGCAGCACCACCTCATTGAGTGCTCAGAATCCGGAATCATCATCTACTTCCGATTCAGAAGGATCTTCAGAAAGGAATAATAGCAGCCCAGGCAATCTGCCAACCAAGAGTGGTTCACGTTCATTACTTGAGATGTGTGCAGGAAATGGTTTCAGAGAATACCAGCCACAAAACATTCACCCTCCTGATGCTAATCAATTTGGGTTTGTTGCGACCCCATTCCAGGAGCAGCCGTTACATCACCAAAAGGTTCATGCAGCACCATACCCATCAACCTTGGTGGGTTTCCATAATCATCACATGCCAGTTGCAACAAATGGATACTTACCGTACCACCCTCAACCTGGACATTTCTACACGAACCCTGTCGGATATGGCATGGCTGGAAACCAATGTGTTGACTTCTCAATGCAGTACAGTAATGTACATCCTTACGCAGGTCCTGAGTTTGGTTTTGTACCTGCACAGCCAGTCCACAAGACTCCGGTGAGCTTTAACACCATGCCACCAACTGCGCTCTTCAGAAATGGAGCGCCAGCAGTGATGAATCCTGTCATCGTAAAACCAGAGAGGCAACATCAGATTGCCCTTACTCCTGAATCAAAGCAGGTGGGTCCTCAGAACGGCTGTTCAGAAGACAAGAAGCCGCAAGATGCCTCTGCGCCTTTCTCGCTGTTCCATTTCAACCTTCCCATATCCTCTCCTGCCCAGGTGTCCCAGGCATCATCCAAAGACGATGAGGCGAGTGGAGGATCTATGGCGTCGAGAACATCAACTCCAGCAGGTCAAGCTCAACCCTGCTCAAGGGAGGAGACCAACATAAAGGAGTACAACCTGTTCTCTGCCAGGACTGGAGTCAAATTTTCGTTCTTCTAG
- the LOC102707710 gene encoding uncharacterized protein LOC102707710 isoform X2, which yields MPPMLAEAPPPSSSSAIWSRRRDDITFDRLDKFWSALSPQARHELLRIDKQTLIEHARKNLYCSRCNGLLLECFTQIVMRGKSLHQEGSCEIDNVQDLSVHNWGGLSTTREGILTLLDCFINAKSLHVLQNVFDNARAREREREMLYPDACGGGGRGWISPVIANYGRGHGIRDTCALHTARLSCDALVGFWFDLGEETRSSLLRMKEEDFIERLMHRFDSKRFCRDCRRNVIREFKELKELKRLRREPRCTSWFCVADTAFQCEVFEDAVLVDWRQSFLDHDRSYNRFEWAIGTDEGKSDILGFENVGMNRQVHRKGLDLDQFEDYFVTLKASSPDGSSRQFCVKAHALKGQSCVHRRLIVGDGFVTITEGESIESFFEHAEEAEEEDEDDAMDRDGNDPDVDGAHPQKHAKSPELAREFLLDAATVIFKEQVEKALREATAQQNAHSVFVSLALKLLEERVHVACKEIITLEKQTKLLEEEEKEKREEEERRERRRTKEREKKLRRKERLKEKEKERMPVQSKPSNDTLSSPLSYSAIPVNDQSPDISHSEYPASDDEDSVVVTESFSPDTSVDQSLTSKPDGLNEFRCSTTPELIPSDCNGTFMCEQSTSSRRKLRFRRDSLQEQSTGFWYEDCQDDQGAIGDIHWQSRERARNAGRGCNSAFGANNRTRERYEYNACSCGQQEDYRYFSSTARSSREMKMSRKTIVEKPRLQYRRCYPLDSFIVSKGSRVGSTSNKNVAPKQVWEPMDARKKASLGSSNDASETVDGADGSNQMVSSKDIVNSNQNHNLECEVLAEACSDRAGEACRSKTDQPRENGENNRDACNDEPLVVNKPDCCLAKDGQMPTMTSSDSSSCLSEGDRDSSMSSTTSLSAQNPESSSTSDSEGSSERNNSSPGNLPTKSGSRSLLEMCAGNGFREYQPQNIHPPDANQFGFVATPFQEQPLHHQKVHAAPYPSTLVGFHNHHMPVATNGYLPYHPQPGHFYTNPVGYGMAGNQCVDFSMQYSNVHPYAGPEFGFVPAQPVHKTPVSFNTMPPTALFRNGAPAVMNPVIVKPERQHQIALTPESKQVSQASSKDDEASGGSMASRTSTPAGQAQPCSREETNIKEYNLFSARTGVKFSFF from the exons ATGCCGCCCATGCTtgcggaggcgccgccgccatcctcctcctccgcgatctggtcgcgccgccgcgacgacaTCACCTTCGACCGCCTCGACAAG TTCTGGAGTGCCTTATCGCCTCAGGCACGGCATGAGCTCCTCAGAATCGATAAACAGACCCTCATTGAGCATGCTAGAAAGAATTTGTACTGTTCAAGGTGCAATGGGCTGCTTTTAGAATGTTTTACACAAATAGTCATGCGTGGGAAGTCACTGCATCAAGAGGGCTCATGTGAAATAGATAATGTTCAGGACCTATCAGTTCATAACTGGGGGGGGCTTTCAACAACAAGAGAAGGCATCTTGACTCTTCTTGACTGCTTCATAAATGCAAAATCCCTTCATGTTCTCCAGAAT GTATTTGACAATGCACGAGCTAGGGAGCGTGAACGGGAAATGCTTTATCCTGATGCatgtggtggaggaggaagaggatggATTAGCCCAGTAATAGCTAATTATGGTAGGGGTCATGGAATACGAGACACATGTGCTTTGCACACTGCACGCCTTTCTTGTGATGCTCTGGTGGGTTTCTGGTTTGACCTGGGTGAAGAAACTAGATCATCTCTTCTACGGATGAAGGAGGAAGATTTCATCGAAAGACTTATGCATAG GTTCGACAGCAAGAGATTTTGCAGAGACTGCCGACGGAATGTTATTCGTGAATTTAAGGAACTGAAAGAATTAAAGCGCTTGCGTCGTGAACCTCGCTGCACTAGCTGGTTCTGTGTTGCTGACACGGCTTTCCAGTGTGAG gTGTTTGAGGATGCTGTTCTAGTTGATTGGCGCCAATCTTTCTTGGATCATGACAGATCCTATAATCGTTTTGAGTGGGCTATTGGAACAGATGAAGGAAAATCTGATATACTGGGATTTGAAAATGTAGGAATGAATCGGCAAGTCCACAGGAAaggccttgatcttgaccagTTTGAagattattttgttactttGAAAGCATCGAGTCCAGATGGCAGCTCCAGACAGTTCTGCGTGAAGGCACATGCCTTGAAGGGCCAATCATGTGTTCATCGCAGGCTGATCGTGGGGGATGGGTTTGTGACAATTACTGAGGGAGAAAGCATTGAAAGTTTCTTTGAGCATGCTGAAGAAGCTGAGGAAGAGGAT GAAGATGATGCTATGGATAGGGATGGAAATGATCCTGATGTTGATGGTGCTCATCCACAGAAGCATGCTAAGAGTCCTGAACTTGCGAGAGAGTTTCTTTTGGATGCTGCTACAGTTATATTCAAAGAACAG GTTGAAAAAGCTTTGAGGGAAGCCACGGCACAACAAAATGCACACAGCGTATTTGTGTCCCTTGCATTAAAACTGTTGGAAGAGCGGGTTCATGTTGCATGCAAAGAGATAATTACATTGGAAAAACAG ACCAAGCTTCTtgaggaagaggagaaagagaagcgtgaagaagaagagcgcagggagaggaggagaacaaaagagagagaaaagaagcttagaagaaaagaacggttgaaagaaaaggagaaagaaaggatgCCCGTTCAGTCAAAACCTTCAAATGATACTTTGTCATCACCTCTGAGCTACTCAGCGATACCAGTTAATGATCAGTCACCAGACATTTCCCACTCTGAATACCCAGCTAGCGATGACGAAGATAGTGTTGTGGTCACAGAATCATTCTCTCCTGATACCTCTGTTGATCAATCCCTAACAAGCAAACCTGATGGACTGAACGAGTTCCGTTGCAGTACAACACCGGAACTTATTCCATCAGATTGCAATGGCACTTTCATGTGTGAACAATCTACATCCTCAAGGAGGAAACTCAGATTTAGAAGGGATTCCCTTCAAGAACAGAGCACTGGTTTTTGGTATGAAGATTGCCAAGATGACCAAGGGGCCATTGGAGATATTCACTGGCAATCTAGGGAGAGAGCAAGGAATGCTGGTAGAGGTTGTAACTCTGCATTTGGTGCAAATAACCGAACAAGAGAAAGGTACGAGTACAACGCCTGCAGTTGTGGCCAACAGGAAGATTATAGGTACTTTTCTTCAACAGCTAGATCAAGTAGGGAGATGAAGATGTCCAGGAAAACAATAGTTGAGAAGCCCAGGTTGCAGTATCGCCGGTGCTATCCATTGGATAGCTTCATAGTGTCAAAAGGAAGCCGTGTTGGCAGTACATCAAACAAGAATGTGGCTCCAAAACAAGTATGGGAGCCAATGGATGCTAGAAAGAAAGCTAGCTTAGGGAGCTCAAATGATGCTTCTGAAACAGTTGATGGTGCTGATGGATCCAATCAAATGGTATCTTCAAAAGATATCGTCAATAGCAATCAAAATCATAACCTGGAGTGTGAAGTGCTAGCTGAGGCTTGTTCTGATAGAGCTGGAGAAGCTTGCAGATCAAAAACAGATCAGCCACGTGAAAATGGTGAAAATAATCGAGATGCCTGCAATGATGAACCTCTTGTGGTGAACAAGCCAGATTGCTGCCTGGCAAAAGATGGTCAGATGCCAACCATGACCAGTTCAGATAGCTCTTCATGTCTAAGTGAGGGGGACAGAGATAGTAGCATGAGCAGCACCACCTCATTGAGTGCTCAGAATCCGGAATCATCATCTACTTCCGATTCAGAAGGATCTTCAGAAAGGAATAATAGCAGCCCAGGCAATCTGCCAACCAAGAGTGGTTCACGTTCATTACTTGAGATGTGTGCAGGAAATGGTTTCAGAGAATACCAGCCACAAAACATTCACCCTCCTGATGCTAATCAATTTGGGTTTGTTGCGACCCCATTCCAGGAGCAGCCGTTACATCACCAAAAGGTTCATGCAGCACCATACCCATCAACCTTGGTGGGTTTCCATAATCATCACATGCCAGTTGCAACAAATGGATACTTACCGTACCACCCTCAACCTGGACATTTCTACACGAACCCTGTCGGATATGGCATGGCTGGAAACCAATGTGTTGACTTCTCAATGCAGTACAGTAATGTACATCCTTACGCAGGTCCTGAGTTTGGTTTTGTACCTGCACAGCCAGTCCACAAGACTCCGGTGAGCTTTAACACCATGCCACCAACTGCGCTCTTCAGAAATGGAGCGCCAGCAGTGATGAATCCTGTCATCGTAAAACCAGAGAGGCAACATCAGATTGCCCTTACTCCTGAATCAAAGCAG GTGTCCCAGGCATCATCCAAAGACGATGAGGCGAGTGGAGGATCTATGGCGTCGAGAACATCAACTCCAGCAGGTCAAGCTCAACCCTGCTCAAGGGAGGAGACCAACATAAAGGAGTACAACCTGTTCTCTGCCAGGACTGGAGTCAAATTTTCGTTCTTCTAG